Proteins from one Streptomyces genisteinicus genomic window:
- a CDS encoding 2Fe-2S iron-sulfur cluster-binding protein → MFHPLRVAAVEQLTDDSVAVTFDVPAELHETFRHTPGQHLALRRIVDGEEIRRTYSICAPSSPAGTAPVLRVGIRLVDGGEFSTYALKELAVGDVVEAMAPMGRFLLPPRPGYFAAIVGGSGVTPVLSMAATLLATEPKARFCLIRSDRTAASTMFLDETADLKDRWPDRFQLVTVLSREEQQAGLPSGRLDRARLTALLPALLAVGDVDGWFLCGPFGLVQGAEQSLRELGVDRGRIHQEIFHVDDGSAPSPARAAAPAHASLTATLDGRSGSWPVQEGETLLETVLRSRADAPYACKGGVCGTCRAFLVSGEVRMDRNYALEPEETEAGYVLACQSHPATAEVELDFDR, encoded by the coding sequence ATGTTCCATCCGCTCCGGGTGGCCGCCGTCGAGCAGCTCACCGACGACTCGGTCGCCGTCACCTTCGACGTCCCTGCCGAACTGCACGAGACGTTCCGCCACACCCCGGGCCAGCACCTGGCGCTGCGGCGGATCGTGGACGGCGAGGAGATCCGGCGCACGTACTCGATCTGCGCTCCGTCGTCCCCGGCCGGTACCGCTCCCGTCCTGCGGGTGGGCATCCGGCTGGTCGACGGGGGCGAGTTCTCGACGTACGCGCTCAAGGAGCTCGCGGTGGGCGACGTCGTCGAGGCCATGGCGCCGATGGGCCGCTTCCTGCTGCCGCCCCGCCCCGGGTACTTCGCCGCGATCGTCGGCGGCAGTGGTGTCACCCCGGTGCTCTCGATGGCCGCCACCCTGCTCGCGACGGAGCCGAAGGCACGGTTCTGCCTGATCCGCAGCGACCGCACCGCGGCCTCGACGATGTTCCTGGACGAGACCGCCGACCTCAAGGACCGCTGGCCCGACCGGTTCCAGCTGGTCACCGTCCTCTCCCGGGAGGAGCAGCAGGCCGGTCTGCCGTCCGGCAGGCTGGACCGGGCACGGCTGACGGCCCTGCTGCCCGCCCTGCTCGCGGTCGGCGACGTCGACGGCTGGTTCCTCTGCGGGCCCTTCGGGCTCGTCCAGGGCGCCGAGCAGTCCCTGCGCGAGCTCGGCGTGGACCGTGGCCGCATCCACCAGGAGATCTTCCATGTGGACGACGGGTCGGCCCCCTCGCCGGCCCGTGCCGCCGCTCCCGCCCACGCCTCGCTGACCGCCACCCTCGACGGCCGTTCCGGCTCCTGGCCCGTGCAGGAGGGGGAGACCCTGCTGGAGACGGTGCTGCGCAGCCGGGCGGACGCGCCGTACGCCTGCAAGGGCGGCGTCTGCGGCACCTGCCGCGCCTTCCTGGTCTCCGGCGAGGTCCGCATGGACCGCAACTACGCGCTGGAGCCGGAGGAGACGGAGGCGGGTTACGTCCTCGCCTGCCAGTCGCACCCGGCCACCGCGGAGGTCGAGCTGGACTTCGACCGCTGA
- a CDS encoding HTTM domain-containing protein, which produces MTPGPTPTGPIPPPPLSAAAGTPQPVAPAPAPGAPAPGAPAGAVPGPGPAPQAPAARGTGTLPDSRAARALQRVTETVLGPYQSAVVRIGFAGTWLVFLLFELPNRHRLYGPEGPFSWDMGRQMVAGSDAFTGLLWSQSAWWFEAVYGVAVLSSLLLLLGWRTRAASALFLFGVLSLQNRTILVGDGGDNVVHLMAIYLVFTRCARVWSLDARRAARRAPGRPAGDAAGPLLWALVGTGLLAGTLLNRTDTFVIALLWTLWVVQGLWWLVSRYAQGSQPFVLLDSLANLVHNTALVVIMAEVCLIYATAGWYKIQGSRWQDGTALYYPLKLEYFTPWPGLSDLLAASGLMVMVLTYATVFVQVAFPFTLFNRKVKNVLLVAMIVEHAGIALILGLPFFSLAMIAADAVFLPTVFLVWLGAATVRTRDRVIRRTPWAKRLRAADGGPPRTLVG; this is translated from the coding sequence ATGACACCGGGCCCCACGCCCACGGGACCGATACCCCCGCCGCCGCTCTCCGCCGCCGCGGGGACGCCCCAGCCCGTGGCCCCCGCTCCCGCTCCCGGCGCCCCCGCTCCCGGGGCTCCCGCCGGGGCGGTGCCCGGCCCGGGGCCGGCGCCGCAGGCGCCCGCCGCCCGGGGGACGGGGACGCTTCCCGACAGCAGGGCGGCACGCGCCCTCCAGCGCGTCACGGAGACGGTGCTGGGGCCGTACCAGAGCGCCGTCGTCCGCATCGGCTTCGCCGGCACCTGGCTGGTGTTCCTGCTCTTCGAGCTGCCGAACCGGCACCGTCTGTACGGGCCCGAGGGCCCGTTCAGCTGGGACATGGGACGGCAGATGGTCGCGGGCAGCGACGCCTTCACCGGACTGCTGTGGTCGCAGAGCGCCTGGTGGTTCGAGGCGGTCTACGGCGTCGCCGTGCTGTCGAGCCTGCTGCTGCTGCTCGGCTGGCGCACCCGCGCCGCGTCCGCGCTGTTCCTGTTCGGGGTGCTGTCCCTGCAGAACCGGACGATCCTCGTCGGCGACGGCGGCGACAACGTCGTGCACCTGATGGCGATCTACCTCGTGTTCACCCGGTGCGCCCGGGTGTGGTCCCTCGACGCCCGCCGCGCCGCGCGCCGTGCCCCCGGCCGTCCCGCCGGCGACGCGGCGGGGCCGCTGCTGTGGGCCCTGGTCGGCACCGGGCTCCTCGCGGGCACCCTGCTCAACCGGACGGACACCTTCGTCATCGCGCTGCTGTGGACCCTGTGGGTGGTCCAAGGGCTGTGGTGGCTGGTCAGCCGGTACGCGCAGGGCAGCCAGCCGTTCGTGCTGCTGGACTCGCTGGCGAACCTCGTCCACAACACCGCCCTGGTGGTGATCATGGCCGAGGTCTGCCTGATCTACGCCACGGCGGGCTGGTACAAGATCCAGGGCTCGCGCTGGCAGGACGGCACCGCGCTGTACTACCCGCTCAAGCTGGAGTACTTCACCCCCTGGCCCGGGCTCTCCGACCTGCTCGCGGCGAGCGGCCTGATGGTGATGGTCCTGACCTACGCGACGGTGTTCGTGCAGGTCGCCTTCCCGTTCACGCTCTTCAACCGGAAGGTCAAGAACGTCCTGCTGGTGGCGATGATCGTGGAGCACGCCGGCATCGCGCTGATCCTCGGCCTGCCGTTCTTCTCGCTCGCGATGATCGCGGCCGACGCAGTCTTCCTCCCCACGGTCTTCCTGGTGTGGCTGGGGGCGGCGACCGTGCGCACGCGCGACCGGGTGATCCGGCGGACGCCCTGGGCGAAACGCCTCCGGGCCGCCGACGGCGGGCCGCCGCGTACGCTCGTCGGGTGA
- the paaC gene encoding 1,2-phenylacetyl-CoA epoxidase subunit PaaC codes for MPGPGTDPSTARAALALGDDALVLSHRLGEWAGHAPVLEEEVALANIALDLLGQARILLSLAGDEDELAYLREEREFRNLQLVEQPNGDFAHTIARQLFFSVHQSLLHRELAAGDGPFAGLAAKAVKEIAYHRDHAEQWVLRLGDGTAESHERMQRACDALWRFTGELFAPVDGLGLGPEVVADMEAAWLEQVGQLLKQATLTVPTGPRTGAWTAGAGRQGVHTESFGRMLAEMQHLHRSHPGASW; via the coding sequence GTGCCGGGCCCCGGCACGGACCCCTCGACGGCACGCGCCGCCCTCGCCCTCGGCGACGACGCCCTGGTGCTCTCCCACCGGCTGGGGGAGTGGGCGGGACACGCGCCCGTGCTCGAGGAGGAGGTGGCCCTCGCCAACATCGCCCTCGATCTGCTGGGCCAGGCCAGGATCCTGCTCTCCCTCGCCGGCGACGAGGACGAGCTCGCGTACCTGCGCGAAGAGCGCGAGTTCCGCAATCTCCAGCTGGTCGAGCAGCCGAACGGCGACTTCGCGCACACCATCGCCCGCCAGCTGTTCTTCTCCGTCCACCAGAGCCTGCTCCACCGGGAACTCGCCGCGGGCGACGGCCCCTTCGCGGGTCTGGCCGCCAAGGCCGTCAAGGAGATCGCCTACCACCGCGACCACGCGGAGCAGTGGGTCCTGCGGCTCGGTGACGGCACCGCCGAGAGCCACGAGCGCATGCAGCGTGCCTGCGACGCGCTCTGGCGCTTCACCGGAGAGCTGTTCGCACCCGTCGACGGCCTGGGGCTCGGCCCCGAGGTCGTGGCGGACATGGAGGCGGCCTGGCTGGAGCAGGTCGGCCAGCTGCTGAAGCAGGCCACGCTCACGGTGCCCACAGGGCCGCGCACGGGCGCCTGGACCGCGGGCGCGGGCCGGCAGGGCGTGCACACCGAGTCGTTCGGCCGGATGCTGGCGGAGATGCAGCATCTCCACCGGAGCCATCCGGGGGCGTCATGGTGA
- a CDS encoding DUF5819 family protein codes for MRSDEHEDGAVAGGPGAAAPPPPRTPDDADAAPPAPGPAPGPEPASGPAPGPESAPGPVGPPAAEPGPAAGIAALDLPYQVAAAIGLALVGVLAAVHLAMVFLHVAPSNTVTKSHGDAVRWWVFPEFEQNWRLFAPNPLQQNVAVEVRAEYLAADGQRRTTEWIDMTAQDAEAIRGNLFPSHVHQNQLRRGWDFYLGSHDDDNRPNGVRGRLAEQYLRRIAMERLEGAGLDGPVQRVQLRSASRSIKAPEWSAEKTDTRPVHRELPWWTITPADLPAGVVNGRTEERG; via the coding sequence ATGAGGTCCGACGAGCACGAGGACGGAGCGGTCGCGGGCGGCCCGGGTGCCGCCGCTCCACCGCCGCCCCGGACCCCGGACGACGCCGACGCCGCGCCGCCCGCACCGGGACCCGCACCGGGACCGGAACCCGCATCCGGACCCGCACCGGGACCCGAATCCGCGCCGGGACCCGTGGGCCCGCCGGCCGCCGAGCCCGGTCCCGCCGCCGGCATCGCCGCGCTCGACCTGCCGTACCAGGTGGCCGCCGCGATCGGGCTCGCCCTCGTCGGCGTCCTCGCCGCCGTCCATCTGGCGATGGTCTTCCTGCACGTCGCGCCGTCCAACACGGTGACCAAGAGCCACGGCGACGCGGTCCGCTGGTGGGTCTTCCCGGAGTTCGAGCAGAACTGGCGGCTCTTCGCCCCGAACCCCCTCCAGCAGAACGTGGCCGTGGAGGTGCGGGCCGAGTACCTGGCGGCCGACGGGCAGCGCCGGACGACGGAGTGGATCGACATGACGGCGCAGGACGCCGAGGCGATCCGCGGCAACCTCTTCCCCAGCCACGTCCACCAGAACCAGCTCCGCCGGGGCTGGGACTTCTACCTCGGTTCCCACGACGACGACAACCGCCCGAACGGCGTCCGCGGCCGGCTGGCCGAGCAGTATCTGCGCAGGATCGCCATGGAGCGGCTGGAGGGCGCCGGTCTCGACGGCCCGGTCCAGCGCGTCCAGCTCAGGTCGGCGAGCCGGTCGATCAAGGCGCCCGAGTGGAGCGCCGAGAAGACCGACACCCGGCCTGTGCATCGTGAGCTGCCGTGGTGGACGATCACCCCTGCCGACCTGCCCGCGGGCGTCGTGAACGGGCGGACGGAGGAACGCGGATGA
- the paaD gene encoding 1,2-phenylacetyl-CoA epoxidase subunit PaaD yields MVTGTQDTGAEARLRRIAGSVPDPELPVLTLEELGVIREVHVTGPDRVRVELTPTYTGCPAIEAMSADIERVLHEHGVADVSVVTVLAPAWSTDDITAEGRRKLSEFGIAPPRARAADGPVPLSLSVRCPHCGSTETELLSRFSSTACKALRRCVSCREPFDHFKEL; encoded by the coding sequence ATGGTGACGGGGACGCAGGACACCGGTGCCGAGGCCCGGCTGCGGAGGATCGCGGGCTCCGTGCCCGACCCGGAGCTGCCGGTGCTGACCCTCGAGGAGCTGGGTGTCATCCGGGAGGTCCACGTGACCGGGCCCGACCGGGTGCGGGTCGAGCTCACCCCCACCTACACGGGCTGCCCCGCGATCGAGGCGATGTCCGCGGACATCGAGCGCGTGCTCCACGAGCACGGGGTGGCGGACGTGTCCGTCGTCACGGTGCTCGCTCCCGCCTGGTCGACGGACGACATCACGGCCGAGGGCCGCCGCAAGCTCAGCGAGTTCGGCATAGCCCCGCCGCGCGCGCGGGCGGCGGACGGCCCGGTCCCGCTCTCCCTCTCGGTCCGCTGCCCGCACTGCGGCTCGACGGAGACCGAGCTGCTGAGCCGGTTCTCCTCGACGGCGTGCAAGGCGCTGCGCCGCTGCGTCTCCTGCCGTGAACCCTTCGACCACTTCAAGGAGCTGTAG
- a CDS encoding TrmH family RNA methyltransferase, with amino-acid sequence MSTTEEPLQYDEGYGPEIGVGPHPLPWPTGERYDPALLAAGDRRNVVDAYRYWTREAIVADLDTRRHGFHVAVENWSHDFNIGSVVRTANAFLAREIHIVGRRRWNRRGAMVTDRYQHVRHHPDTASLTAWAAAEDLPVIGIDNLPGAVPLERTELPRRCVLLFGQEGPGLTEEARRHAATVCSIAQFGSTRSINAGAAAAIAMHAWVQRHADVPMP; translated from the coding sequence GTGAGCACCACCGAGGAACCGCTGCAGTACGACGAGGGCTACGGCCCCGAGATCGGCGTGGGCCCGCACCCGCTGCCGTGGCCGACGGGCGAACGGTACGACCCCGCACTGCTGGCCGCGGGAGACCGGCGCAACGTCGTCGACGCGTACCGCTACTGGACGCGTGAGGCCATCGTCGCCGACCTCGACACCCGGCGGCACGGCTTCCACGTGGCGGTGGAGAACTGGAGCCACGACTTCAACATCGGGTCGGTGGTGCGCACGGCCAACGCCTTCCTGGCGAGGGAGATCCACATCGTCGGCCGCCGGCGCTGGAACCGGCGCGGGGCGATGGTCACCGACCGCTACCAGCATGTGCGGCACCATCCGGACACCGCCTCCCTGACCGCCTGGGCGGCGGCGGAGGACCTGCCCGTGATCGGGATCGACAACCTCCCGGGCGCCGTGCCGCTGGAGCGGACCGAGCTGCCCCGCCGCTGTGTGCTGCTGTTCGGGCAGGAAGGTCCCGGGCTGACCGAGGAGGCGCGCCGGCACGCGGCGACGGTCTGCTCGATCGCGCAGTTCGGTTCGACCCGGTCGATCAACGCCGGGGCGGCGGCGGCCATCGCCATGCACGCCTGGGTGCAGCGCCACGCCGACGTGCCGATGCCCTGA
- the paaB gene encoding 1,2-phenylacetyl-CoA epoxidase subunit PaaB: MSSPTEWPLWEVFVRSRRGLSHTHAGSLHAPDAEMALRNARDLYTRRSEGVSLWVVPSTAITASSPDERDPFFEPSADKPYRHPTFYEIPEGVQHL; the protein is encoded by the coding sequence ATGAGCAGTCCGACCGAATGGCCGCTGTGGGAGGTCTTCGTGCGCTCGCGCCGCGGCCTGTCCCACACACACGCCGGCAGTCTGCACGCCCCGGACGCCGAGATGGCCCTGAGGAACGCCCGGGACCTCTACACCCGCCGGAGCGAGGGCGTCTCGCTGTGGGTCGTCCCGTCCACCGCGATCACCGCCTCCTCCCCCGACGAGAGGGACCCGTTCTTCGAGCCCTCCGCCGACAAGCCCTACCGGCACCCCACCTTCTACGAGATCCCGGAAGGGGTGCAGCACCTGTGA
- a CDS encoding DUF2252 domain-containing protein, whose translation MPAQRPAAGAASGAGRIPEVPGFASRASSGRQDADGPLRSPKEIGKALRDRVPRSGHDSLVLTQDRPDAVRAVEESSRGRVPELTPIRVGRMTASPFAFLRGSAGLMGHDLVGTPVTGIAAQLCGDAHAANFGLYGDARGGLVIDLNDFDETVVGPWEWDLKRLAVSLVLAGRVVGADEDVCRAAAFDTVGAYRRTMRLLARLPALDAWNAIADEELVSHTDARDLLGTLDRVSAKVRNNTSARFAARSTERVTVEDGTEECRFVDAPPVLRRVPDAEAAAVASALGPYLATVSEDRLPLLARYAVHDVAFRVVGTGSVGTRSYVVLLLDHRGDALILQVKEARPSALEPHLRAAGFTVQPAGHEGRRVVMGQKRMQVVSDILLGWTTVEGRPFQVRQFRNRKGSVDPAALTPDQLDDYGRMTGALLARAHAHSADPRLLAGYCGKNEELDEALASFAVAYADLTEADHADLLAAVKNGRIAAELGV comes from the coding sequence ATGCCCGCGCAGCGGCCGGCGGCGGGGGCCGCATCGGGCGCCGGACGCATCCCCGAGGTGCCCGGGTTCGCCTCGCGTGCGAGTTCCGGGCGTCAGGACGCCGACGGGCCGCTCCGTTCCCCCAAGGAGATCGGCAAGGCGCTCAGGGACCGCGTTCCCCGGTCCGGTCACGATTCGCTCGTGCTCACACAGGACCGGCCCGACGCGGTCCGTGCCGTGGAGGAGTCCAGCCGCGGCCGGGTCCCCGAGCTCACGCCGATACGGGTGGGGCGGATGACCGCCTCGCCGTTCGCGTTCCTGCGGGGCTCCGCCGGGCTCATGGGGCACGACCTGGTGGGCACGCCCGTCACGGGGATCGCCGCCCAGCTCTGCGGCGACGCCCACGCGGCCAACTTCGGCCTCTACGGGGACGCGCGGGGCGGGCTGGTGATCGACCTCAACGACTTCGACGAGACGGTCGTCGGTCCGTGGGAGTGGGATCTCAAGCGGCTCGCCGTCTCGCTGGTCCTCGCGGGCCGGGTGGTGGGCGCGGACGAGGACGTGTGCCGCGCGGCGGCCTTCGACACCGTCGGCGCCTACCGGCGCACCATGCGGCTGCTGGCCAGGCTCCCCGCCCTCGACGCGTGGAACGCCATCGCCGACGAGGAACTGGTGTCCCACACGGACGCCCGTGACCTGCTCGGCACCCTGGACCGGGTCTCTGCCAAGGTCCGCAACAACACCAGCGCCCGGTTCGCCGCGCGGTCGACGGAGCGGGTGACGGTGGAGGACGGCACCGAGGAGTGCCGCTTCGTGGACGCGCCGCCCGTGCTCAGGCGGGTTCCGGACGCCGAAGCGGCGGCGGTCGCCTCGGCGCTCGGCCCCTATCTGGCCACCGTCTCCGAGGACCGCCTGCCGCTGCTGGCCCGCTACGCCGTGCACGACGTGGCGTTCCGTGTGGTGGGCACGGGCAGCGTGGGCACCCGGTCCTACGTCGTCCTGCTGCTCGACCACCGCGGGGACGCGCTGATCCTCCAGGTGAAGGAGGCCCGCCCCTCCGCGCTGGAGCCGCATCTGCGGGCGGCCGGCTTCACCGTGCAGCCGGCGGGCCACGAAGGCCGGCGGGTGGTCATGGGGCAGAAGCGGATGCAGGTGGTGAGCGACATCCTGCTCGGCTGGACGACCGTGGAGGGCCGTCCCTTCCAGGTGCGCCAGTTCCGCAACCGCAAGGGAAGTGTGGACCCCGCCGCGCTCACCCCGGACCAGCTCGACGACTACGGACGGATGACCGGGGCCCTGCTGGCCCGGGCGCATGCGCACAGCGCCGATCCGAGGCTGCTCGCCGGGTACTGCGGCAAGAACGAGGAGCTCGACGAGGCGCTCGCCTCCTTCGCGGTCGCCTACGCCGACCTGACGGAGGCCGACCACGCGGATCTGCTGGCCGCGGTGAAGAACGGCCGCATAGCCGCTGAACTGGGAGTGTGA
- a CDS encoding rhodanese-like domain-containing protein translates to MNFAPLPAVDAAAVPADGLVVDVREADEWAAGHVDGALHVPMSDFVARFGEVTEAVADGRRAYVMCRVGGRSAQVTQYLVQQGIDAVNISGGMLAWEGAGRPMVAESGDAAYVL, encoded by the coding sequence ATGAACTTCGCCCCGCTGCCCGCCGTGGACGCCGCCGCGGTACCGGCCGACGGTCTGGTCGTGGACGTCCGGGAGGCCGACGAGTGGGCGGCCGGTCACGTCGACGGAGCGCTTCACGTGCCGATGAGCGACTTCGTCGCGCGCTTCGGCGAGGTGACGGAGGCCGTGGCGGACGGTCGGCGCGCGTACGTCATGTGCCGTGTCGGAGGCCGGTCCGCGCAGGTCACCCAGTACCTGGTGCAGCAGGGCATCGACGCCGTGAACATCAGCGGCGGAATGCTCGCCTGGGAGGGCGCCGGGCGCCCGATGGTGGCCGAGAGCGGGGACGCCGCCTACGTGCTCTGA
- a CDS encoding FhaA domain-containing protein, which yields MGVLKRFEQRLEGLVNGTFAKVFKSEVQPVEIAGALQRECDNNATIWNRDRTVVPNDFIVELSAPDFERLSPYSGQLGDELSGLVRDYAKQQRYTFMGPIKVHLEKADDLDTGLYRVRSRTLASSTSQSQGGPGPAQGAPRGGYGYPPAAAPSGAPPMPAAPPPGVPGGRPGPGAGQRAPGPGGPGGQQNAAVRRWIEINGTRHQISRPTLVLGRSTDADVRIDDPGVSRRHCEIRTGTPSTIQDLGSTNGIVVDGQHTTRATLRDGSRIVVGSTTIVYRQAEG from the coding sequence ATGGGAGTCCTGAAGCGGTTCGAACAACGTCTCGAAGGCCTGGTCAACGGCACCTTCGCCAAGGTGTTCAAGTCCGAGGTCCAGCCCGTGGAGATCGCGGGCGCCCTCCAGCGCGAGTGCGACAACAACGCGACGATCTGGAACCGGGACCGGACGGTCGTCCCCAACGACTTCATCGTGGAGCTCAGCGCACCCGACTTCGAGCGCCTCAGCCCGTACTCGGGCCAGCTCGGCGACGAGCTGTCGGGCCTGGTCCGCGACTACGCCAAGCAGCAGCGCTACACCTTCATGGGACCGATCAAGGTCCATCTGGAGAAGGCCGACGACCTCGACACCGGTCTGTACCGGGTGCGCAGCCGCACCCTGGCGTCGAGTACGTCACAGTCGCAGGGTGGCCCCGGGCCCGCCCAGGGCGCGCCTCGCGGCGGTTACGGCTACCCTCCGGCGGCGGCGCCCTCGGGCGCTCCGCCCATGCCGGCGGCCCCGCCTCCTGGTGTGCCGGGAGGCCGTCCCGGCCCCGGGGCCGGACAGCGCGCACCGGGCCCCGGCGGCCCGGGCGGGCAGCAGAACGCGGCTGTACGTCGCTGGATCGAGATCAACGGCACACGCCATCAGATCTCCCGCCCGACGCTGGTGCTGGGTCGCAGCACCGACGCCGATGTGCGGATCGACGACCCCGGCGTATCGCGCCGGCACTGTGAGATCCGGACCGGAACGCCCTCGACGATCCAGGATCTCGGGTCTACCAACGGCATCGTGGTAGACGGGCAGCACACCACCCGCGCTACGCTCCGCGACGGCTCGCGGATCGTCGTGGGCAGCACCACCATCGTTTACCGGCAAGCCGAAGGGTGA
- the paaA gene encoding 1,2-phenylacetyl-CoA epoxidase subunit PaaA, with amino-acid sequence MTAVTADAYEAAFDAAVAADERIEPRDWMPDAYRATLVRQMAQHAHSEIIGMQPEANWITRAPSLRRKAILMAKVQDEAGHGLYLYSAAETLGTSRDELLDKLHTGRQKYSSIFNYPTLTWADVGAIGWLVDGAAITNQVPLCRCSYGPYARAMVRVCKEESFHQRQGYELLLALSRGTPEQHAMAQDAVDRWWWPSLMMFGPPDDASAHSAQSMAWKIKRHSNDELRQRFVDICVPQAESLGLTLPDPDLRWNEERGHHDFGAIDWTEFHEVLKGNGPCNEQRITQRRRAHEEGAWVREAAAAYAEKHRTAQHTEPGEATA; translated from the coding sequence ATGACGGCAGTGACTGCGGATGCGTACGAGGCGGCGTTCGACGCCGCCGTGGCCGCCGACGAGCGCATCGAACCGCGCGACTGGATGCCGGACGCCTACCGCGCCACGCTCGTCCGCCAGATGGCCCAGCACGCGCACTCCGAGATCATCGGAATGCAGCCCGAGGCCAACTGGATCACCCGCGCCCCCTCGCTGCGCCGCAAGGCGATCCTGATGGCCAAGGTCCAGGACGAGGCGGGCCACGGCCTGTACCTGTACAGCGCGGCGGAGACCCTGGGCACCAGCCGCGACGAGCTGCTGGACAAGCTCCACACCGGCCGCCAGAAGTACTCGTCGATCTTCAACTACCCGACCCTGACCTGGGCCGACGTCGGCGCGATCGGCTGGCTCGTGGACGGCGCCGCGATCACCAACCAGGTCCCCCTCTGCCGCTGCTCCTACGGCCCCTACGCCCGCGCGATGGTCCGTGTCTGCAAGGAGGAGTCGTTCCACCAGCGCCAGGGGTACGAGCTGCTGCTCGCCCTCTCCCGGGGCACGCCCGAGCAGCACGCGATGGCACAGGACGCCGTGGACCGCTGGTGGTGGCCGTCCCTGATGATGTTCGGCCCGCCCGACGACGCCTCCGCCCACTCCGCCCAGTCGATGGCCTGGAAGATCAAGCGCCATTCCAACGACGAACTGCGCCAGCGCTTCGTCGACATCTGCGTCCCGCAGGCCGAGTCCCTCGGCCTCACCCTCCCCGACCCGGATCTCCGGTGGAACGAGGAGCGCGGACACCACGACTTCGGAGCGATCGACTGGACCGAGTTCCACGAGGTCCTCAAGGGCAACGGCCCGTGCAACGAACAGCGCATCACCCAGCGCCGCCGCGCGCACGAAGAGGGCGCGTGGGTCCGTGAAGCCGCCGCCGCGTACGCGGAGAAGCACCGCACCGCACAGCACACCGAGCCCGGGGAGGCGACGGCATGA